Proteins encoded together in one Anoxybacillus flavithermus window:
- a CDS encoding sensor histidine kinase, producing MKNDKTIKRDFYLLVVKVVLATVISSAVTYLCVIYLIMTLTTNDVVKPTNYFVKDLDLIEKKVKENEEAIFKGRLIPIHRYSEKIQGEVVDISGKHLYGDREIIDDQVDISQSINREIVKGSYVYRFIPLKHDNAIQAVYVLKAPFGFIINNQNRLEAVLIYAVMFISPLIFFIVYLIFFTSRLYKSLFHNVKLLLQASDHIASGNFDFQVSGLRRKEFIKIQDSFNTMISALKEMVERLAKTDDERKMMVSSIVHDIRTPLTVIQGQIDLIQDLRKLDHFDVTPHLEIIRKNCGKMTMLTDNLSLLYKVENDHFSLNGKEVDVRQILEEKKLEISTMVYHQKSINICFDVNLQKSSYILDEAMLMRVLDNILYNSLRFTKSGEIKLEVHDEKEGNEWKIYFRCSDTGTGFKENDTSLLFQPFYQDKQYKNHVGLGLYIAKRIVNHHGGEIWAYNNEKGGATVEFYIKELSD from the coding sequence ATGAAAAACGATAAAACAATCAAACGAGATTTTTACTTGTTGGTTGTGAAGGTAGTGTTGGCAACAGTGATCTCTTCAGCCGTTACCTATTTATGCGTAATCTATTTGATTATGACATTAACCACGAACGATGTGGTGAAACCGACCAATTATTTCGTGAAGGATTTGGATTTGATTGAAAAAAAGGTGAAAGAAAACGAAGAGGCGATTTTCAAGGGGAGATTAATCCCTATCCATCGTTACAGTGAAAAGATACAGGGAGAAGTTGTAGACATCAGCGGTAAGCATCTGTATGGTGATCGAGAAATTATAGACGATCAAGTGGATATTAGTCAATCGATCAACCGTGAGATTGTAAAAGGAAGCTATGTGTATCGGTTCATTCCCCTGAAGCATGATAACGCCATTCAGGCGGTATATGTGTTGAAAGCGCCTTTTGGGTTCATCATTAACAATCAAAATCGCTTGGAAGCCGTGTTGATTTATGCTGTGATGTTTATTTCTCCGTTGATCTTTTTTATTGTCTATTTGATTTTCTTTACATCTAGGCTGTACAAATCATTGTTTCATAATGTCAAATTGTTGCTCCAGGCTTCGGATCACATTGCAAGCGGGAATTTTGATTTTCAAGTCTCGGGGTTGAGAAGAAAAGAGTTTATCAAGATCCAGGATTCCTTTAATACCATGATCAGTGCACTGAAAGAAATGGTGGAACGTTTAGCAAAGACCGATGACGAACGAAAAATGATGGTATCATCGATCGTACATGATATCAGAACCCCGTTAACGGTCATCCAAGGACAAATTGATTTGATTCAAGATTTGAGAAAGTTGGACCACTTTGATGTCACTCCCCATTTAGAGATTATTCGCAAAAACTGTGGGAAGATGACCATGTTGACAGATAATTTGTCGTTGCTCTATAAAGTAGAGAATGACCACTTCTCATTGAATGGAAAAGAAGTGGATGTAAGGCAAATCCTTGAGGAGAAAAAACTAGAGATCTCAACAATGGTTTACCATCAAAAATCGATAAACATTTGCTTTGATGTGAATTTGCAAAAATCATCTTACATACTTGATGAAGCGATGTTAATGAGAGTGTTGGACAATATTTTATACAACAGCCTGAGGTTTACAAAAAGCGGAGAAATTAAGTTGGAAGTACATGATGAGAAAGAGGGGAATGAATGGAAAATCTATTTTCGCTGTTCAGATACAGGAACGGGATTTAAAGAAAACGATACGTCTTTGTTGTTCCAGCCTTTTTACCAGGATAAGCAGTATAAAAATCATGTTGGATTAGGACTGTATATTGCTAAAAGAATTGTGAATCATCATGGCGGTGAAATTTGGGCCTACAACAATGAAAAAGGTGGAGCGACGGTTGAATTTTATATTAAGGAGCTATCTGATTAA
- a CDS encoding NisI/SpaI family lantibiotic immunity lipoprotein yields MKNSILLLMLIGILFIAGCSLVSNLKRTATQNMEIDRKLPKYELNKENLQEIHYQGRTYMIQAAKVDRNQLNKPIGKVAETITINEHHQILSKKELRKIEVIPDQTDEKRTHLNFGWVYSIKGVNPDEEVAVTVNHQFLIAKRK; encoded by the coding sequence ATGAAAAACTCTATCTTACTCCTCATGTTGATTGGAATCCTCTTTATAGCAGGTTGTTCACTTGTCAGTAACTTAAAAAGGACAGCCACACAAAATATGGAGATCGATCGGAAATTACCAAAATACGAGTTGAACAAAGAAAATTTGCAAGAAATTCACTATCAAGGCCGAACGTACATGATTCAAGCAGCAAAAGTCGATCGGAATCAATTGAACAAACCGATCGGGAAAGTAGCGGAGACGATTACCATCAATGAGCATCATCAAATCTTGAGTAAAAAAGAGCTGCGAAAGATCGAAGTCATTCCCGATCAAACGGATGAAAAACGAACTCACTTGAACTTTGGCTGGGTATACAGCATCAAAGGCGTAAACCCAGATGAAGAAGTAGCTGTTACGGTGAACCACCAATTTTTGATTGCTAAAAGAAAATAA
- a CDS encoding lantibiotic immunity ABC transporter MutG family permease subunit: MSFLRLLSSEWIKTKRTAIRMMVIITPIIYSLFMVWYFSHYRTSTFWQMKIYQGFFEVMAVSLPIIISLLTGLMSYQEEKAGSFMNILTGPVSKVQWYVGKLTLLIFIACADILLATILMLFGMKYVLKVAHIHYQLFLQGAMLSIVGSLILFSLHLFISFAFGMGASIAVGSGGFLISALIGATSLGDHVWSYIPWAWAVRLSQFPILMMPEVKQTLGAQLLSSFSLSLWEGIAYALLSFIIVTIIGSIWFHRWEGNQPHE, encoded by the coding sequence ATGTCGTTTCTTCGCCTTCTGTCATCCGAATGGATAAAAACAAAACGCACAGCGATTCGGATGATGGTCATCATCACGCCAATCATTTATTCTCTCTTTATGGTATGGTATTTTTCGCACTACCGTACTTCTACGTTTTGGCAGATGAAAATCTATCAAGGATTTTTTGAAGTAATGGCCGTTTCCTTACCGATCATTATCTCCCTACTGACTGGGCTGATGTCCTATCAAGAAGAAAAAGCAGGAAGTTTCATGAACATCTTGACCGGTCCTGTATCCAAAGTTCAATGGTATGTTGGCAAACTCACGCTGCTCATCTTTATTGCATGCGCGGACATCTTGCTAGCGACGATTCTCATGCTCTTTGGAATGAAATACGTACTCAAAGTGGCGCACATTCATTATCAGTTATTTTTGCAAGGAGCCATGCTCTCCATCGTGGGCTCACTCATCCTTTTTTCTTTGCATCTGTTCATCAGCTTTGCCTTTGGAATGGGAGCCTCGATCGCAGTAGGAAGCGGCGGATTTCTCATTTCTGCCCTGATTGGCGCAACTTCCTTAGGTGATCACGTATGGAGCTATATTCCTTGGGCTTGGGCTGTTCGTCTCTCACAATTTCCGATTCTTATGATGCCCGAAGTAAAGCAAACCTTGGGGGCGCAGTTATTAAGTTCCTTTTCGCTATCATTATGGGAAGGAATAGCCTATGCCCTTCTAAGCTTCATCATCGTCACCATCATCGGTTCGATCTGGTTTCATCGTTGGGAAGGAAATCAACCACATGAATGA